The Salarias fasciatus chromosome 12, fSalaFa1.1, whole genome shotgun sequence DNA segment AAAGTTATTCCTATTCCTCCTGAGTTttccttggggggggggggggggagatatTTCAGCATTGTTTATGAATGCATAAGCacatatttcttttaaaactaATCAGtgagtaaaagaaaaacaaaaccggTAAGAAGGAGGTTTGACTTGTTTCTAAGTCAAGGAGTGGCCAACAGATGCACTATGGACAGAAAGGGTGTGGTCTTAGTTACTGCTGCTGAGTTTCACCTGAGAAGAAAATAACCAAGCCACACAGCCTGTGACAGTCAGACGGCCGTCCAGGGACTCACGTTCACTTTGGATTGTAACTTCACCTTAAGGTATGTATCCACCCTTATGTTTCTCACCCTTATAGCCTGTGTTTATAAGGGCTTCGTGTTGTTGACGCTGTGGAGACAGTCTGTCTGCCTTCtgctaaataaaaacaatggaaCACGCCGTCTGCTCTATGAAAAGGGGAAATATAACAGTAGTTCCTCCATTCTGAGGTGAGACAAACAACTACAATAGAAAGGTGGATGATAACCTTACAGGAGAAATGTTTTCCCCTCAGATAATCTAAATTACGGACAAAAACAAGCATTCGAAGACAGCGGAGGCTGGTTGAAATTACACCTGTTTTCTTTACTTAATGCTTCCACTTGCTTTCAGGCACATAATGGAGCCTGCTTTCACAAGCGTGGCGTTTAAGGTGACCGTGCTGGTTCTGATAACAATCCAGCTGAAGACGGGTGAGTCTGACTTCACCATTCCTTTTCAGGTTTTTGATAAGGCAGATGCCTCATTTCATCTGCAGTtgacttcccttttttttcacctgttgACAGACCCTTTTGTGGTTAATCATGAATATTCAGACCGTGGTGGATCCAGAATGAGTCAGACCAGGTGGTTTTGAATTTGGATTGAATCAGTCTGGTGTGCTCCTGTCACGACTGTCCACTCTTACATATGATGAAGTGCATTACAGACATCCAGTCAACCATGAGTATATAATTTGGTCAGGATGACAGGCGCCCTGCATACCGTTCATACCTACGCTGCCGTTGCGAAGGGTCAAGCTGCCGTGTGCGTTTCCACAGCAGAGTCCTGACAGACTTTATTGTGCCCGAGAGGGAAATTAGTCCTGGGCCACCGTCCAAGCTGCCCATTTAACGTGaaaacattataaaaacagAGGTAAAATTAAATCAAGAGTGTGCCGAGACTGAACGgtgaacacacaccacatccTCGGAGCCACAAAGCCTTCAAATTACAGCACTTCATTAGACCATGAGGTGCTGAAAGGACTGATTGATTTTTCAACATCCTGTCGTTCACCGAGGGACAAGGGCCATTCAAGCCTTTTGTTCTGAGCCAGTTGACAAGGTATACAGGATTTAAATATTCACGGCTTCCTGGACTGAAACATGGTGTCTGGGTTCAATAGCGGCGCGGCTCAGCTCCACATAGAAAGCTCATCTTCCATAGATCAGTGTTTCGCCCAAGGGGGCTTTCACAGTGTAAACATCTGACTGACtaatttgagcttttttttccagcctcccCACGTCGCATCTGCCATTTACACGCTTTCATAAATACATCTGacacactttgttttgttgttgtggcaTTGGAGTGCTTTCAGAGGGCTACAGTGGATTTAACGACGAGCGGAGTCAAAAGAGAGGCTGACTTGATTTTCTCCATTTAGGTATTTTCTGAAGGTTAAACATctaagtggggaaaaaaaaatatagcaaAGTCTTTTCTCCTAAACTTGAACAATATCAAGATGAATAAGCTGAATGTGTGGGAAAGAAGTCTTCCGATGTGATGCTAATCAGCAGTGAGTTTTGTTTGTTCGTGTCAGGCTATCAGCAATAATTAAATCCATGGCTGTAAACAGTGAGTCAGCAGGGTGGATGTCAGCATGCCGAAAGCTCACAACTGCCGCTCGTCAGCCGTGTTCTCCTCGTTTGTTCATTTACTCAGTTTTTATCTTCATGTGCTCTCACGTTTGGAGCAGGTAAGGAGCCTACAGAGTACTGAATTAAAATGTAACTCATTTGGGCTGAGATATCACAAttgcttatttttttaaaaaaccctCAGATCTTTGCTTTGACTTAAGAGGCCAATTATTCTCACATCAGCACGTCGGCTCCACCCTGAGAATGCCCTCAAGCTCAGACAAGCCCAGAGCTGGAATGTCATTTAGCGGGATGATATTGATACATTTGCCAGTGAAATTAGTTTTATTCTGTCCGTTTCTGTTGCTGTGTTTTCCCCGGTGGCTGATTATGAAAATCATAGAAACAGACAAGTTCACATCGGAGAAgtctgattacattttttttttttcttcatttcttcgaCAGAGGCTTTGGAGGTGACGTCCTCGGGCCCACAGACCATTCAGACCGCCCACGGCTCCTCGGTGCTGCTCGGGTGCACCTACACGCCGGGCCCCCAGGACGTGGGGGAGCTGGATATCGAGTGGTTCAACGTCATGCCAGACATGACACAGAAGGACAGACTGGTGCGTTTGTGTACGtttgaaaacagcaacaaaacggAAAAACCTGTCTGAGGGGTTTGAGAGAGTCGGGCGTGCAGGAGGCATTCGTCAGCCGGGGTTTCACTGTCGGGGTATGTTCGCTGATTTAAAATCCTGACGTGACTGTCTGTGCGTCGCAGCTCTTGTCCTATTCAGGCGGGCAGGTGCACAACCACGACCACAGCCTCACCAACAGGATCACGTTCAAGGTGGACCCCAGCCAGGGCGACGCGTCCATCATGATCTCCAATCTGAGGACGACGGACACGGCCACCTACATGTGCAAAGTCAAGAAGCTGCCGGGTGTCGACACTCGGAAAGTCACTCTGGTGGTGATGGGTGAGGAGAAGAAATTCCTTTTTACCGGTTTTACCTGTTTCATTTTCTCAAGGTTccctttcttctcttcagtgCTGCTCTTTATCTAAACCTCTCGCCCCGCGCCTGAGCGCTCACGTCATCTCCGCAGCCTTTCCCAGATGTTTACCTCTGTTTGTGCTTCTTGTATCGAAGCACAGCGTTCTGATAATTGCTCCTCGTGTGTTTCCTTCCTTTTCGCAGTCCCCCCATCCACGCCGAAGTGTTGGGTTGAAGGTGGTGAGGAGAAAGGTGGCTCCGTCTCCCTCCGCTGCAAATCTACCAAAGGATCCATTCCCATCAACTACGTGTGGAAAAGAGGGGACGGCGGCGCACTGCCCGCCACTGCAACCCAAGGTGAGCAATTTCTAGTGAAATTGCAGACCTGCACATTTAAGTATTTGTGTATTGATAAATTGCATGAACCCATATGTGCTGAACATGCGCTTCTTTCATGTAGACCCGCAGAGTGGGGAGCTGTTGATAAGAAACCACACAGAAAGCAATGCTGGGACTTACATGTGCGAGGCCAAGAACCCTGTGGGCAACGGACAGTGTGAATATTCACTACATGCGTACAACCGTAAGTCCCTGCCATCACCTCATCGGCTAATTGAATTCTGAAGAACCCAGAACaccttgtttcctgtttccttcacCGTTTGTGCTTGGTGGAGTCTTTCATGCTCCACCACGCTCCTCGTCGAAGCTGGTTTTTAATGACTGTATCTGAGGAGAGCCGCGCTCGTTTGATGTCAAACCGTTGGGTCCTCTCTTCCAGCGCCCAACAGAGCCGGAGTGATCGCCGGCGCCGTGATAGGTGCtctcttgctgctgctgctcctcctgctcctcatctggcttctgatctgctgctgccACAAGCGCCGCTACGAGAAGGAGGTGGCAAATGAAATAAGGTATTGAATCAAATCCGGAGACTGTTTCTCATATCCATGAAATTGATCTCGGATCAAAGCATCTCTCTCGCCGAGACTTATACTGAAACCTCATTTCTTTGCAGAGTGGACGCCCCGGCGCCGGAGAGCAGACCCTCCAGCAGACACTCCAGCCTGCGCTCGGTGCTGGGGTACCGGACTCACCAAGGGGTGATCTACAGCTCGGTGAAGAAACAGCTGCCCAGCGTCACCGAGTCGGATCAGAACTTCCCAGCTGGGAGTAACGGCGCAGCCATCACAGAGGGCAGGCCCACAAGCCTGAAATACGACCATCGGTATGGATACCCTGTGTGATGGCCGGCCCGCTGCGTGACACGCTTCACTATAAAGCTACACCTTCTACAGTCTATTCTGAAGTATTTGCGTGACCAAAGGTGCAATATTATGTAACACAGAACAATGGGAGCACTGGTATTTGTACAACTGCTGCAGACTTGTCAGTCCGACCTCAGACGTCTTAAACTGCTGACTTTCATGATGCACTGCATAGCACATCGCGGctaatgtaaatatttaaaacaaaataaggCAAAGTCTCATAATACAAGCCATTTTTACAGGGATTTTGCTATAAAACTGTGTAAAATGTACATagcaaaaactgtatttttgttgaaggttttttttttttctatatgtaCATTTTAGCttacttttattgttttttaatgtgtacAATAAATTTCAAACTCAATTAAATGATTACTGTTTAAAGTCTCTTTGAGTGCACTCCACGTCAGATTTTTGTGTAATTTCTTCATCTTCTAATGCTCGACATTATCGGGGCTGACAAAACATCATGGAATCATATTTGAACACGTCTCCCTTCCAAAGGATGCATAATTTAGCAAAAGTTATCTCTTaagaaattaaaaggaaaagatAAAACCTAATTGAATGGCTTCTGCATCATGATGAAAAAA contains these protein-coding regions:
- the vsig8b gene encoding V-set and immunoglobulin domain-containing protein 8b, with translation MEPAFTSVAFKVTVLVLITIQLKTEALEVTSSGPQTIQTAHGSSVLLGCTYTPGPQDVGELDIEWFNVMPDMTQKDRLLLSYSGGQVHNHDHSLTNRITFKVDPSQGDASIMISNLRTTDTATYMCKVKKLPGVDTRKVTLVVMVPPSTPKCWVEGGEEKGGSVSLRCKSTKGSIPINYVWKRGDGGALPATATQDPQSGELLIRNHTESNAGTYMCEAKNPVGNGQCEYSLHAYNPPNRAGVIAGAVIGALLLLLLLLLLIWLLICCCHKRRYEKEVANEIRVDAPAPESRPSSRHSSLRSVLGYRTHQGVIYSSVKKQLPSVTESDQNFPAGSNGAAITEGRPTSLKYDHRYGYPV